A part of Onthophagus taurus isolate NC chromosome 7, IU_Otau_3.0, whole genome shotgun sequence genomic DNA contains:
- the LOC111421954 gene encoding phytanoyl-CoA dioxygenase, peroxisomal-like: MARNYLYTFDDIYITDHQRQFYEDNGYLIIRKLVNENLIDLCLERFLDIANGRVKPDPKMIPMKDIQLKKLGKTGEMMYYKLNDILYDDIFYKYASNKNILNIVSSIIGPTVTACHSMIINKPPHADSDSSRHPMHQDMHYFSFGPANKIVAVWTAMERIDARNGCLFGVPGSHKGKLYPHSYPDNVKNPAFHGVYNVGNVETVNFVMEKGDTIFFHPILLHGSGPNYTKGFRRALSVHYANTNSEFYDVIGTTQENVTLELQEIFKRKGVEAHYHDIWRWKSRLMLGPPGNFQKFTNKM, from the exons ATGGCCAG aaACTATCTTTACACTTTCGATGATATCTACATCACCGATCATCAAAGGCAATTTTACGAAGATAATGGCTATTTGATTATAAGAAAACTTGTTAACGAAAACCTTATCGATTTATgctt AGAAAGATTTTTAGATATTGCTAATGGAAGAGTAAAACCCGACCCAAAAATGATTCCAATGAAAgatattcaattaaaaaaattaggaaaaaCTGGAGAAATGATGTATTATAAACTAAACGATATTTTATATGacgatattttttataaatacgcAAGTaataagaatattttaaacatcGTTTCCAGCATAATAGGACCAACTGTAACTGCTTGTCACTCAATGATTATAAACAAACCACCACACGCAGATTCAGATTCTTCCAGGCATCCAATGCACCAA gATATGCATTATTTCAGTTTTGGACCTGCGAATAAAATTGTAGCGGTTTGGACCGCAATGGAAAGAATAGATGCTCGTAATGGTTGTTTATTTGGTGTACCCGGTAGTCACAAAGGGAAATTATATCCTCATTCCTACCCCGAT AATGTTAAAAACCCTGCTTTTCATGGTGTTTATAACGTTGGAAACGTAGAAACCGTTAATTTCGTTATGGAAAAAGGAgatacaatatttttccatccGATATTATTACACGGTTCGGGGCCAAATTACACAAAAGGATTCCGTCGAGCCCTTTCAGTTCATTACGCGAACACAAATTCAGAGTTTTATGATGTTATTGGAACAACACAGGAAAATGTTACTTTAGAATtacaagaaatttttaaaagaaaaggaGTAGAAGCTCATTATCAc gATATTTGGAGATGGAAAAGTAGATTAATGTTAGGACCACCAggtaatttccaaaaattcaCCAATAAAATGTAA
- the LOC111421952 gene encoding retinoid-inducible serine carboxypeptidase-like isoform X2, producing the protein MSRSRWISVVFLCIPVGLILFYTQDFLDDVSIHFIGNTKQDWGFIEIDSSKNIFYWLYYTTANVTKPEERPLLIWLQGGPGIAASCYGNFMEIGPYSFELTKRNDTWIREFNVLFVDYPVEVGFSYKINKANAKLPKNITQVGDDLIIFAKNFFTEKPEWKNSSLYVFGQSYGAKFAVELANRIEMENKDGDGGYDFNLKGVGFFGGYISPIDFISNYGKIGYTLGLFDEHKFKSVKAEIRKINSAIKRKKFQIAHDLEKHFLNNFVDGFDIYNILYPFPVHLTNDNLHKDQINCNNLFQFVVQPYLKLKALKWTFFNTDCYENFEKELFQGVTEKVEYLLNNSKIKILVLTGILDYVVNVAGTVDWIKKLKWEGIQEWKDQKQTTFAIDNINEAFVRKIDRLSFYAVLRAGHSIPKDNPKAVLEILRREILEEFL; encoded by the exons ATGTCGCGTAGTAGATGGATCTCTGTAGTTTTTTTGTGCATTCCTGTTggattaattcttttttatacacAAG ATTTTTTAGATGATGTATCTATACACTTTATTGGTAACACAAAACAAGATTGGGgttttattgaaatagattcatcaaaaaatattttttattggttataTTATACAACAGCGAACGTAACGAAACCGGAAGAAAGACCTTTATTAATATGGTTGCAAGGTGGCCCGGGTATTGCAGCTAGTTGCTACGGAAATTTCATGGAAATAGGACCCTACAGTTTTgaattaacaaaaagaaacgaCACGTGGATTCGAGaatttaacgttttatttGTTGATTATCCCGTTGAAGTTgggtttagttataaaattaataaagcaaatgccaaattgccaaagaatattACACAAGTCGGCGAcgatttaatcatttttgctAAGAacttttttacagaaaaaCCGGAATGGAAAAATTCCTCTTTATACGTTTTTGGACAAAGTTACGGAGCTAAATTTGCAGTTGAACTAGCAAATAGGATCGAAATGGAAAATAAAGATGGAGATGGAGgttatgattttaatttaaaaggaGTTGGATTTTTTGGTGGTTATATTTCGCCGATTgattttattagtaattatgGAAAAATTGGATACacttta gGATTATTCGAcgaacataaatttaaatccgTCAAAGccgaaataagaaaaattaattccgcaataaaaaggaaaaaatttcaaatagcTCATGACTTGGAGaaacattttctaaataatttcgtCGACGGATTCgatatttacaacattttgTACCCTTTTCCCGTTCATCTTACAAACGACa atttaCACAAGGACCAAATAAACTGTAATAATCTATTTCAATTCGTCGTCCAAccttatttgaaattaaaggCGCTTAAATGGACGTTTTTTAACACGGATTgttacgaaaattttgaaaaagagTTATTTCAAGGTgttacagaaaaag ttgagtatcttttaaataatagtaaaattaaaattcttgttCTCACTGGAATATTAGATTACGTAGTCAATGTAGCCGGAACCGTCGAttggattaaaaaattgaaatgggAGGGAATTCAAGAATGGAAAGACCAAAAACAAACCACTTTTGCAATCGATAATATCAATGAGGCGTTCGTTAGAAAAATTGATAGGTTATCTTTTTATGCAGTTTTGAGAGCTGGACACAGt ataccTAAAGATAATCCGAAAGCTGTGTTGGAAATTTTAAGAAGAGAAATTTTagaagaatttttataa
- the LOC111421952 gene encoding retinoid-inducible serine carboxypeptidase-like isoform X1, whose protein sequence is MSRSRWISVVFLCIPVGLILFYTQAIDFLDDVSIHFIGNTKQDWGFIEIDSSKNIFYWLYYTTANVTKPEERPLLIWLQGGPGIAASCYGNFMEIGPYSFELTKRNDTWIREFNVLFVDYPVEVGFSYKINKANAKLPKNITQVGDDLIIFAKNFFTEKPEWKNSSLYVFGQSYGAKFAVELANRIEMENKDGDGGYDFNLKGVGFFGGYISPIDFISNYGKIGYTLGLFDEHKFKSVKAEIRKINSAIKRKKFQIAHDLEKHFLNNFVDGFDIYNILYPFPVHLTNDNLHKDQINCNNLFQFVVQPYLKLKALKWTFFNTDCYENFEKELFQGVTEKVEYLLNNSKIKILVLTGILDYVVNVAGTVDWIKKLKWEGIQEWKDQKQTTFAIDNINEAFVRKIDRLSFYAVLRAGHSIPKDNPKAVLEILRREILEEFL, encoded by the exons ATGTCGCGTAGTAGATGGATCTCTGTAGTTTTTTTGTGCATTCCTGTTggattaattcttttttatacacAAG CTATAGATTTTTTAGATGATGTATCTATACACTTTATTGGTAACACAAAACAAGATTGGGgttttattgaaatagattcatcaaaaaatattttttattggttataTTATACAACAGCGAACGTAACGAAACCGGAAGAAAGACCTTTATTAATATGGTTGCAAGGTGGCCCGGGTATTGCAGCTAGTTGCTACGGAAATTTCATGGAAATAGGACCCTACAGTTTTgaattaacaaaaagaaacgaCACGTGGATTCGAGaatttaacgttttatttGTTGATTATCCCGTTGAAGTTgggtttagttataaaattaataaagcaaatgccaaattgccaaagaatattACACAAGTCGGCGAcgatttaatcatttttgctAAGAacttttttacagaaaaaCCGGAATGGAAAAATTCCTCTTTATACGTTTTTGGACAAAGTTACGGAGCTAAATTTGCAGTTGAACTAGCAAATAGGATCGAAATGGAAAATAAAGATGGAGATGGAGgttatgattttaatttaaaaggaGTTGGATTTTTTGGTGGTTATATTTCGCCGATTgattttattagtaattatgGAAAAATTGGATACacttta gGATTATTCGAcgaacataaatttaaatccgTCAAAGccgaaataagaaaaattaattccgcaataaaaaggaaaaaatttcaaatagcTCATGACTTGGAGaaacattttctaaataatttcgtCGACGGATTCgatatttacaacattttgTACCCTTTTCCCGTTCATCTTACAAACGACa atttaCACAAGGACCAAATAAACTGTAATAATCTATTTCAATTCGTCGTCCAAccttatttgaaattaaaggCGCTTAAATGGACGTTTTTTAACACGGATTgttacgaaaattttgaaaaagagTTATTTCAAGGTgttacagaaaaag ttgagtatcttttaaataatagtaaaattaaaattcttgttCTCACTGGAATATTAGATTACGTAGTCAATGTAGCCGGAACCGTCGAttggattaaaaaattgaaatgggAGGGAATTCAAGAATGGAAAGACCAAAAACAAACCACTTTTGCAATCGATAATATCAATGAGGCGTTCGTTAGAAAAATTGATAGGTTATCTTTTTATGCAGTTTTGAGAGCTGGACACAGt ataccTAAAGATAATCCGAAAGCTGTGTTGGAAATTTTAAGAAGAGAAATTTTagaagaatttttataa
- the LOC139430345 gene encoding uncharacterized protein — protein MEDRLTGGQMGGVVVGRRKVHSLAYADDLVVVAREAKEMKAMMRSLESYFRGKALEVNVGKTKVMKFCKGGRRKSEDWRWEGKEIEEVREYSYLGYRFREDNKEGAHVREMAKKANKVMGQVWGWGERLFGRDIGKRKMIFECLIRSVMMYGAELWGWKEQGLLEGVQARYWRWVLGLAKETPEYIVREEVKVDKLRVEAGKRAVRFEERVEGRSQCKILGECWKEIKAGKGGYGQRGREEYFRRVGYSVKAVDDRRREGIEMWKELESRDRDVQRQERRGQIRESRYNPKYEEIITEGLPKYLSVEGDEEGKRMVARFRCGNEERANRYWMRDDERGCRLCGGEWESLEHLLRECDELREEVIGWKQVLGERAEGREWMREVVATRQRREMRGGDGEGWDRK, from the coding sequence ATGGAAGACAGATTGACCGGTGGGCAGATGGGAGGTGTGGTTGTAGGGAGGAGGAAGGTGCATTCACTGGCTTACGCGGATGATTTGGTGGTAGTGGCGAGAGAGGCGAAGGAGATGAAAGCGATGATGCGGAGTTTGGAGAGTTACTTTAGGGGGAAGGCTCTGGAGGTGAATGTAGGAAAGACAAAGGTTATGAAGTTCTGTAAAGGGGGTAGAAGGAAGAGCGAAGATTGGAGGTGGGAAGGGAAGGAGATAGAGGAGGTGAGGGAGTACTCATATTTGGGGTACAGATTTAGAGAGGACAACAAGGAAGGCGCGCATGTGAGGGAAATGGCCAagaaggcgaataaggtgatggggcAGGTCTGGGGGTGGGGAGAGAGATTATTTGGAAGGGATATAGGAAAAAGGAAGATGATATTCGAGTGCTTGATTAGAAGTGTTATGATGTACGGGGCGGAGCTTTGGGGGTGGAAAGAGCAAGGGCTGTTGGAAGGCGTACAGGCTAGGTATTGGAGATGGGTTTTGGGGTTGGCAAAAGAGACGCCGGAGTACATAGTCAGAGAAGAGGTGAAGGTTGATAAGTTAAGAGTGGAGGCGGGTAAAAGGGCGGTACGTTTTGAGGAGAGGGTTGAAGGGAGGTctcaatgtaaaattttggggGAGTGCTGGAAAGAGATTAAGGCAGGGAAAGGGGGTTACGGGCAACGAGGAAGGGAGGAATATTTCAGAAGGGTGGGGTACTCAGTGAAAGCGGTAGATGATAGAAGGAGGGAAGGGATTGAGATGTGGAAAGAGCTGGAGAGCAGGGATAGAGATGTACAGAGGCAAGAAAGAAGGGGGCAGATAAGGGAGAGCAGGTACAACCCTAAGTACGAGGAAATAATAACGGAGGGATTGCCGAAGTACCTGTCGGTGGAGGGGGATGAGGAGGGGAAGAGGATGGTGGCAAGATTCAGATGCGGCAATGAGGAGAGAGCGAATAGGTATTGGATGAGAGATGATGAGAGGGGTTGTAGGCTATGTGGGGGGGAGTGGGAGTCGTTGGAGCACCTACTGAGGGAGTGTGACGAGCTAAGAGAGGAGGTGATCGGCTGGAAGCAGGTGCTGGGGGAGAGGGCAGAGGGAAGAGAATGGATGAGGGAGGTGGTGGCGACAAGGCAGCGTAGGGAGATGCGgggaggagatggggaggggtgggataggaaataa